The Desulfovibrio fairfieldensis sequence AAGCGCCGCCGCCATGTACCGCCTGCTGGCCGTGGCCCGCTATGAGGACCGTTTCGTCATTCCCACGGTACGGCGCGAAGACGCCCCCGGCGAGGATGTGGAAGCCCTCAAGGGCCATACCGGCTACCCGGACCGCGACCCCGTGGCTCCGGAGTTCAAGGGGGTGCACGCATGACCCGCGCCGAAACCTTCTTGTGGGCGGCGCAGCTTCTGCGCTACCCGGACGAGGAGCTGGCCGCCCTGGCGCGCGAGGCGCGCCGGGAGCCCGCGCCCGCCTGGGCCGTCGCCTTTCTGGACCATGCGGCGGCCACGCCGCTGCTGGATCTGCAGGCGGCCTTCGTGCAGACCTTTGATCTCAACCGCGCCGCCTGCCTGTATCTGACCACGCACGCCTACGGCGACTCCCCCTTGCAGGGGCGCGCCCTGGCCGCGCTGACGGAACTGTACCGCGACAGCGGGTGCACGCCTTCCGGCGGGGAACTGCCGGACTATCTGCCGCTGGTGTTGGAATTCCTGGCAATGTCTCCGGCCTGGGCCGCCGCCTGCCTGTGCGAAAAATTCGCCACGGCGGCACAGGGCATCGCCGCGCATCTCGCGGCGGAAAACAGCCCCTGGGCGCCCATGCTGCGCGCCGCCGCCGACGCCATGCGGGAGTGCGCTCCCGACGCCGACCCCGATCCCGCGTCCCCCGACGACCATCCCGCAATCCGGGGCGGCAGCCGTGCGGCGCGGAACATTTCCCCCCGGGAGGTATGCATATGACTCCGCTCATGAAGCTGTTCATCGCCGCTTTCGCGGTGTACCCCTATATCTGTCTGACCCTGCTGACCGGCGGCCTGCTGCTGCGCTACACCTACGCCCAGGAAGAGTGGAACGCCCGTTCCAGCCAGTTCCTGGAAAGCCGGATGCTGCGTTGCGGCAGTCTCATCTTCCACATCGGCATCCTGCTCTCTCTGGGCGGGCATATCGTGGGCCTGGTGCTGCCGCCCGAAGCCCTGCGCGCCGTGGGCGTCTCCGCCCAGGCCCACGCCCAAATAGCCGGGCTGGCGGGCATGCTCATCGCGCCCATGGTGCTGCTGGGCGTGGGCATTCTGCTGCTGCGCCGGATAATCTGCCTGCCCGTGCGCCTTACCACGCGCCGGACGGACATCATCGTGCTCCTGCTCATCGGCTTCAACGCCGCCACGGGCATGTACCAGGCCTATGCGGCGCACTTTGACGCCTTCACCACCATCGGCCCCTGGGTGCGCGGCATTCTCACGCTCGCGCCCGCGCCCGGACGCATGATCTACGTGCCGCTCTTCCTGCAACTGCACGTGCTGAGCGGCCTGACCATCTTCGCCCTGCTGCCGTTCACCCGGCTGGTGCACATCTTCAGCGTGCCGCTGAGCTATGTGACCTTCCCCTTCACCATCTACCGCCGCCGCTGGGGAGGCGTGTGATGGGCGGCCCGCTCACGGCAAGGGCCCTTGCGCTGGTCAGAAGCGCCGCCCCGGCCAACTTCGGCATGGTCATGGCCACGGGCATCGTGTCCATTGCCCTGCACCTGCTGGGCATGGAGGCCGGGGCGCTGGCGCTCTTTTATGTGAACATCGGCATGTTCTGCTGCCTGTGGGCGGTGTACATCCTGCGCCTGGGCCTTTATCCCCGGGACTTCTTCGGCGATATGGCCGATCACGCGCGCGGCCCCGGCTACCTGACCATGGTGGCGGGCACGGGCCTGCTGGCAAATCAGTGCGCCCTGCTGCTGGGGCGCTATGACCTGGCCTGCGGCCTCTTCTGGCTGGCCCTGGCCGTGTGGTGCTTCTTCATCTGGGCGGACTTTCTGGCCCTTTTCACCACGGACCGGAAACCGCCCATTGAAAAGGGCATCAACGGCGCGTGGCTCCTGAACACCGTGAGCTGCCAGGCCCTGGTCATTCTCGGCTGCGTGATCATCGACCACACGAGCTGGGACCACGAGACGGCCTTCCTCCTGCTCACGGCGCTCTTCGGCACGGGCTTCATGCTCTATGCCATCGTCATCACCCTCATCGTCTACCGGCTGTGCTACAAACCGCTGGCTCCCGAGGCCCTGGACCCGACCTTCTGGGTCAACGCCGGGGCCGTGGCCATCACCACCCTGGCGGGCAGCGAGCTCATCCTGCGCGCCGGGGAATCGCCCTTCCTCCAGTCCGTTCTGCCCTTTCTCAAGGGCATGACCCTCATGGCCTGGGGCTTCGCGGCCTGGTGGGTGGTCATGCTGTTCATCCTCGGGTTCTGGCGGCACGCGGCGCGGCGCTTTCCCTTTGTCTACACGCCCGGCTACTGGAGCATGGTCTTCCCCATGGGCATGTTCACGGCCTGCACCATCATGTGCAGCAAGGCCCTGGGCGTGGCCTCGCTTATGGCGGTGCCGGGTCTGTTCATCTACGTGTCCGTGCTGAGCTGGCTGTGCACCTTCTGGGGCCTGGGGCGCTTTCTGTGGCGCTCGCTGCGGTAAAAAACCGGTTAAAACCGTCCACGCGTACACTACGCCGACGCTTCCGGAGCTTCCCCTCATTCCATTGTAATAAAGAAGTCCTGAGCCCGGTCGGGCTCAGGACTTCTTTATTACCACTTCCTATCGCGAGCCAAACGGCTCCGCGTGCTCCTCACCCGCGAGGGTTCGACACGTCGTTACAGGCCCAGAGCCTTTTTGATCTTTTCCGAAGTCACGGGCAACCGGTAGAAACGCTTGCCGACGGCATGGGTGACGGCATTGCCGATGGCGGCGACCACCGGGACCATCACCACTTCCCCGATTCCTTTGGGCGGCGCGGTTTCGGATTCCGGCTCAAGATAATCGGCGGTCTGATTCCAGACCGCGACATCCGTGGCCCGAGGCAGCGTGTACCGGTTGAAGTTCCACGTTCCGTTGCCCGGCCCGTCTTCATAAAGCGGCAATTCCTCCATCAGGGCATGCCCGATGCCCATGGCCAGGCCGCCCTGCAACTGGCCGGATACGAGTTCCGGCACAATCATTTTACCGGTGCCGAGCAGGCTGTGATGGCGCATGATTTCTATCTCGCCGGTGAAGGTATTGACGTTGAGCTCAACGATGCAGGCAGCGGGCGCGTAGGTCGTCACACCGGCGTTATTGCGCTGAACCGGAGGGAATTTCACCCTGCTTCTCTTGATGAAGTCATAGCCGCCGCTGGTCATGCGCCGCTTGAGTTCCGGCGCGGCCCCGTCGCCGTAACGCACGGAGAGAACGTCGGCCGCCACTTCGATGGAACCGATGGTCGGAACATCGAATGTCGCGGTCGTCCATTCCCAGCGGCTGAAGCAGTGCAGGGCAACCCCGGTCACCAGCCCCAGCTCGTGGGCTTTTTTGGCGACCCGTTCAAACGGCAGGATTTCCATGCCGCCCCCGCCGATGCCGCCCTCGACCACGCGCAGGTCATTCACGGTCATGAAGCCGCTGGAGATCTGGCCGCCGGCCGGTCCCTCGCTCCAGATGGCGCGCGCCGCCGGCCAGAGCGTGTTTTCAAACAGAAACTTCGCCGCCTGCCGCGTGCCGAAGCCGATGAAATAGGCGCTGTTGGAGGCGCTCATGGCCGGCAGCATGAACGGCACCCAGTAGGGATTCTTCTGCAGGTCGTCCTGCTGTTTCTGCGTCGTCGTGTAGGGCGACCAGTTGCTGACCATCGGCAGTTCGGCGAATTCCGCGACGCCGAACTCGACGGAATCGGGCGTCTTGCCCAGCATGTCACGGACAATGACCTGCTGCGCGGTGGTCGCGCCGGTACCGATCTCCTGCACGCAGTGGCGCATCCGCACCTTGCCGTCGGCATCGAATTCCAGCGCCAGCGCGGTGGTATCCGCGCCGGTGCCGTAATCCTTCTGCGCCTGCGCGAAGCCGACGCCGTACAGCCTGCCGGGGTTGGCCCTGTCGAACTCGGCCTTGGCTTTGTGCCGGTTCGCCCACAACGGATGCTTTGCCGCGATGTCGAGCATTTCAATATTGCCCGGCTCGCCGAGCGGCTGAGCACCCTGGGTGTTTTCGAAACCGGCCCGCATCGCATTGCGGCGGCGCAGTTCGATCTGATCAATGCCCAGTTCGGCGGCGACTTCATCGACCATCAGCTCCGTGATGCTCATGGCCTGAAGGGTGCCGTAGCCGCGCATGGACCCCGCCTCCACCGCGGGCGATGCCAGCGCGATGGCCGCAAGATCGGATTTCGGGAAATAATAGATGGACTGCGCGGCGGTGGCGGCCACCTGCGCGACCGAGAAGGAGAAGTTGGCGCGGCCGCCGCCATTGAGGTTATAGAAGCCCTTGAGGATCTCGAACTTGCCGCTCTTGCGGTCGGCCACGATGGTCACATCCATTTCGACGGAGTGGCGCTTGATGCCGAGCTGGAACTGCTCATAGCGGTTGTTGGCAAGCCGTACCGGCAGGCCGTTCCCATAGAAACACGCCGCGATGACATAGAACGGGAAGATCGAATGGTCCTTGGCCCCGTACCCCACGGTGGTGCCCGTGAGCAGCTTGATCGTCTTGACCGGGAAGCGCTTGTTGTCCTTGACCATCAGCGCCGCGACGCGGGCGACCTCATACGGCGACTGTGCCGACGCGACCAGGTGCAGGGTGCGCGTTTCGGCATCATACCAGGCGTTGCCGTTGTCCGCCTCCAGCGCGCACGAGTCGATCGACTGCGAGAAGCCCTGCCGCTCCAGCACCAGTTTGCTTTCATCCTTGCGCGCCGCTTCAATGGCCTTTTCGATGTCCGCGGCCGCGTTCATGCCGCGCCGCATCGGCTCATAGGTTTCGCGCGCCACCGTGAGCGGGTCGCGCACGCCGCCGCCGCCACGATGCCGCGTCATCACCGAGGCGGGCACGAAAAGTCCGGACGGGCTTTCCGGCGGCCAGACCGGGTTATTGCCGTCGAAAGCGCCCCAAATGACGGCGTCCTGCATCGGCGAATACACGGATGAGGCTGTCGGACTGTCGCCCCCGATGCGGACATAGCGTGCCGCGCCGTAGTTGGGCGGCGTGTTCGGGCCGGTGGCGGCGCCGTATTTCACGACATTTTCGGCAAAGCGCAGTCTGCGCTTCGCCGCCTCGAACGTATCAAAGTCACGATAAATCAGCAGGGCCACCGGGTGGCCGAGCAGCGGCGGGGTCTGCCCTTTGGGAACCAGAAAGTTTTTGCCGTAGAAGTCGGCGGCCAAACCCTCGGCCTGCGGCATGGTCACGCCGTCACCGGCCAAATTTTCATGCAGGACAAGGCGTTCGGGCTGCAATTCCGGCCCCAGAATGCTCAGGTCCACACCCTCAAAGGTCCGGTCGGCCCGCGTCGCCTTGATGAAGAAGGCGTGGGCCTGCTCCCTGGGCCAGCCGGGCAGATCCCGCGCACGAAAGTCCCGCGCGAAGTCCTTTTGCCCGGCCACCTTGCGCACGGCATCCCACCGATAGCGAACCTTGCCGTCCGGCGACATCCAGTCTGTGGGGCCGGGGCCCGAATTTATTTCCACTGCAAAGGCATCCGGCAAGCGTCCGATCATGACGGAAATGCCGAACACTGTTCCGAGTTTGATAAAATTGCGTCGCGAAATATCAATAGTCATGGTTTTTTTCCTATTCGGGATCCGCTTGCGTCGCAGACTGCAAGCGGCATAAAAGAAGACAGGCAGGCCTTGCGACAGGCCAGTCCGTTATTGCATTCATTTTACCGCGGTTTCCTGGGCACTCACCTGACCGGCGCTCACCGGCACGGCCTGGCCGCCCCATTCCGCCCTGATCCAGGTCACGAGTTCAGCGATCTCGGCGTCGCTCATGCGGTGCGCGAAGGGCGGCATGGCGTACATCCGCTCGCCGTTCTTGAAGATCTGGGTGGGAATGCCGTTGAGAACGGCTTTGATGAGCGTCTGCGGGTCGTCCATGGCCAGCGTCGCATTGCCCTTCATGGCCGGGCCGACATTGGGGATGCCCTGGCCGTTCATGCCGTGACAGCCCGCGCAGGACGCCATATAGGCCAACCGGCCGGCTGCCATGGGCGTGCCGGATTCCGGGGCGACGGCTTGCGGCAGCGGCGCGGGGGGCGCGGACGGCGGCACCAGCTTGCCGTCCTTGGCGGTGAGCAGATAGGTGGCTACCGCCTTGACGTCCTCCGGTTCCATCGCGCCGGTCGAGAAATGCGTGACGGTGTACATCCCGTCGAACGCGGTGCCCTGGGGAGCGATGCCGGTGGCCAGATAGGCGCTCAGCGCGGGAACGTCGAAGCCGTGTTTGGCAAGCGCCGCGGCGGTAATAGCGGGAACCGCCACGCCGTCCACTTCGCCGCCCTGCAAGGCCCGGGAGAATTCGAGGCCCATCATGAAGTTGCGCGGCGAATGGCAGGCGCCGCAATGCGCCAGCCCTTCGACAAGATAGGCCCCCCGGTTCCATGCGGCGGAGCGTTGTTCGTTCCGCGGCAGCTTGCGGTCCGGGAAGTTCAACAGGGTCCAGAAGTTCATGAACGGGCGCACCGGCAGCACGAAAGCGCCGGTATTGGCCTTGTTGGCGACCGGCATGGCCGGAATGCTCATATTGTAGGCGTAGAGCGCGTCAATGTCGTCAGGCGTCGTGAGCTGCGTGAAGACAAAGGGCATTGCCGGATAGAGATTGCGGTTGCCCGGCGCGATGCCGTCGCGCATCACGCGATGAAAATCGGCGCGCGTATAGTTGCCGATGCCGTATTGTTTGTCCGGCGTGATGTTGGTCGAATACAGCGTGCCGAACGGCGTCCCTATGGCCAGGCCTCCGGCGCCCATCGGCCCTTGCGGCAGCGAGTGGCAGCCGAAGCAGTCGCCGGCCAGGGCCAGTTCGCGCCCGCGCGGAATCAGGGCTTTCATCTGTTCGGGCGAAAGGGCCCGCTCCGCCTGCGGGGCCACGCCCGACGTCCGGAACAGCCCGAACAAGACGGCAAGCGCCGCCACGATAACGACAGCGATGACGACAAAAATTGAATTGCGCAATGCATGGCTTTTCATGGCAGCCCCCTACCCGATCACACAGCCGGGAGTGGCAAGCGCCACATCGCGCACGGCTTCGTAATACCGCACATAGCCCGTGCAGCGGCAAATATGCTCGTTGAGCGCTTCCTCGATTGCGCCCTCCAGTTCGGCGCGCCTGATCGGCTTGCGCTTCAGGCCGTCGATGAAGGCGGTCGCGCCCGCGACAAAGCCGGGCGTGCAGTAGCCGCACTGGAACGCGAATTTTTCAATGAAAGCTCTCTGGATCGGCGTCAGTTCGGTAATGTTGCCGTCAGCGTCCGTTTTGGCCTGGCCTTCGATCGTGATGATCGTCTTGCCGTCAAAGGCATGCGCATTGGCAATGCAGGTCCGGGTGTCGACCAGGCTGCCGTCCGGCCGCACTTCCACGACGGTGCAGGCATGGCAGACGCCTTGCCCGCAGCCGAAATGCGTGCCGGTCAAGTTAAGATAATGATGTAAAAAGTCGATCATCGGCATCCCGACCGGCACCTCGAGAGGGCCGACCTTCTTGCCGTTTACAATCATGCTCAATGGTTTTTTCTCAATTCCGGGAGCTATATTTTCGTTGCCCATGCTCATGCCTTTCTTATTTTTTGATCTGGTTGGAAATCCATAAATATATCAGCCGCGCCTGAAGACGACCCGGCATCTTCAAGCGCGTTGATTCAGGGTTGCGCACCCTTTCCCTCTTACAGTTTTCTCTTGAATCGATTGGCGGCAAAGAACAAAACTCAGGCGGGTCGGAGCCGGTATGGTCACGATTCTCACTTTGGAATGTAGGAGCTTTCTCTGGAAACATCAATAGTTGCATAATAATATATGCAATATTATAAAATATGGCTGTCCGGCCCGGCCGGGCGGCGGCGCGCTTCCGCCCGGCGTACCAAAATGGGGGCTCGGGAATATTCTTTTTCAGCGCGATCCGCGCCGCCGCCCACTACCCGCAGCCCAAACCGGAGTCCGCCGCGCGCGGGGACGCCCCGGCCCCTTTTCAAAGCCGTGTTCCCTACCTATAGTGTGCTTGCCGGTTTCCGGCCTCAGCCACGAACTCAAGCACAAGGATACCCCATACATGGACAAACACGGCTTCACCCTGCTCACGGAACGGGACATGGCGGAAGTGGGCGGCACGGCCCGCCTCTGGCAGCACAAGATTACGGGCGCGCAACTGCTCTCCGTGGTCAATGCGGACGAAAACAAATGCTTCGGCGTGAGCTTCCGCACGCCGCCCACGGATTCCACGGGCGTGGCCCACATTCTGGAGCATTCGGTGCTCTGCGGCTCGGACAAGTATCCGGTCAAGGAGCCCTTCGTGGAGTTGCTCAAGGGCTCGCTGCAAACCTTTCTCAACGCCTTCACCTTTCCGGACAAGACCTGCTATCCGGTGGCCAGCGCCAACCTGCGCGATTTTTACAATCTCATCGACGTCTACATCGACGCGGTCTTTCATCCCCGCATCAGCGAGGATATCTTCCGCCAGGAAGGCTGGCACGTGGAGGCGGAAAACGCCGACGGCCCCTGGACCTACAAGGGCGTGGTCTACAATGAGATGAAGGGCGTGTATTCCTCGCCGGATTCCGTGCTGGCCGAGCAGAGCCAGCAGGCCCTGTTCCCGGACACGCTTTACAGCCTGGATTCCGGCGGCAATCCCGAGCGCATTCCGGACCTGACCTACCAGGCCTTTCACGATTTCCACAGCCGCTACTATCATCCGAGCAACGCCCGCTTCTTCTTCTGGGGCGACGATCCCGAGGACGAGCGCCTGCGCCTGCTGGACGCGGCCCTGGCGGGCTACACGGCCCGGCCCGCGGATTCCGCCGTGCCCCTGCAGCCGCGCCGGGATGTGCCGCGCCAGATCGAGGTGCCCTACGCGGCGGCCGAAGGCGAACAGCGCGCCCTGTTCACGGTCAACTGGCTGCTGGGCGAGCGCGGCGACGTGGGCCAGGCCCTGCTCATGGAAATGCTGGAACACATTCTGGAAGGCCTGCCCGGTTCGCCGCTGCGCAAGGCCCTGATCGGTTCCGGCCTGGGCGAGGACACCACGGGCTGCGGCCTGGAAACGGACCTGCGCCAGATGTACTATTCCACAGGCCTCAAGGGCGTGGCTCCCGACGACGTGCAGCAGGCCGAACTGCTGATTTTCGACACGCTGGCCCGACTGGCCGAGGAAGGCATTGACCCGGCGGCTGTGGAAGCGGCGGTGAACAGCGTGGAATTCGCCTATCGCGAAAACAATTCCGGCCGCTTCCCACGCGGTCTGGCGGCCATGATCCAGGCCCTGTCCACCTGGCTGTACGACGGCGACCCCCTGGCCCCCCTGGCCTGGGAAGGACCGCTCACGGCCATCAAGGAGCGCCTGGCCAAGGGCGAGAAGGTTTTTGAGGAAGCCATCCGCCAGTGGTTTTTAAACAACGAGCACCGGGCCACCGTGGTCCTGCTGCCGGACGCCGGCCTGGGCAAAGTCCGCGAAGAGGCGGAAAGCGCCCGCCTGGCCGATGTCCAGGCCGAAGCGGGACCGGAGCGGCGCGCGGCCCTGGTGGAAGAAACCCTGCGCCTGCAGGAGGCCCAGACCGCGCCGGACAGCCCGGAAGCCCTGGCGACCATCCCGGCTCTGGGCCTGGGCGATCTGCCGCGCCGCAACGCCGCCATTCCCCGCGCCGAATCCCGTCTGCCGGAAGTCTGCCTCAGCCACGAGCTGCCCACCAGGGGCATTGCCTACGCCAATCTGCTGCTGCCTCTGAAAGGCCTGCCCGAGCGGCTGGTTCCCCTGCTGCCGCTCTTTGCCCGTTCCCTCACCGAACTGGGCACGGCACGGCGCGACTTCACGGAGCTCGGCGCGTACATGGCGGCCAAGACCGGCGGCGTCGGGGCCGACACCCTGCTGGGCACCACAAGGGGCGAACGCCGCACCTTCAGTTATCTGAGCCTGGCGGGCAAGGCGGTCTACGACAAGATTCCGGACCTGTTCGGCATCTTCCATGAAATCCTGCTGGAGCCCCTGCGCGATCCCGCCGTGGCCCGCGAGCGTCTCAGGCAGATGCTGCTGGAAGGCAAGGCCCGCCTGGAGCACGGCCTGCAGGCCGCCGGGCATACGGCGGTGGGCACGCGGCTGCGCGCGCATTTCACCGGCGCGGGCGCGCTGGCCGAACGCACCGGCGGCGTAAGTTATCTGGCTTCAATACGCGGCCTGCTGGAACAGCTGGAAACGCAGCCGGAGGCCCTGCTGGCCGATCTGGAGGAATTGCGGACCCTGGTCATGTCCGCTTCCGGCGCGGTCTTTGACTGCACGGCCGAAGCCGGGGGACTGGCCCTGGCCCAGGACAGGGCCCGCGCCCTGCTGGCCGAGCTGCCTTCCAACGGCCCGGAACGCACGGACCACGAAACCGGGCCCATGCGCGACCTGCCCATGGCCGAGGCCTTCCTGGCCCCGGCCCAGATCAACTACGTGGGCAAAGCCGCCAACATCTATGACCAGGGTTATGTCTACCACGGCTCGGCCAGCGTGATTCTGCGCTATCTGCGCATGGGATACCTGTGGGAGCAGGTACGCGTGCGCGGCGGGGCCTACGGGGCCTTCTGCATGCTGGACCGCCTGGGCGGCACCCTGGTCTGCGCCTCCTACCGCGACCCCAACGTGGACCAGACTCTGGCCGCCTATGACGGCATGGCCGACTTTCTGCGCGGCTTCAAGCCGGACAAGGCCCAACTGACCCAGGCCATTGTGGGCGCGGTAGGCGATCTGGACAGTTACCTGCTGCCCGACGCCAAGGGGGCCCAGTCCCTGGCGCGCTGGCTCACCGGCGATACGGACGAGATCCGCCAGCGGATGCGCGAGGAAATTCTGGGCACCACGGAGCGGCACTTCAGCGAGTTCGCCGACGTGCTGGCCGAAGCCGCGCGCCAAGGCGCGGTCTGCGTGCTGGGCGGCCCCAAAACCAAGGAAGCGGCCGAAGCCCACGGCTGGGCCGCGCAAAACCTGCTGTAATCATGAACGCCCCCGGCCGTCTCGTGCTGGTGCTGGGCATGCACCGCAGCGGCACCAGCACGCTGGCCAGGGGCCTGCGGGTTCTGGGGGTCGCGTTGGGCAAGAATCTGCTGCCCGCGCACCCCTGCAATCCCAAGGGCTTTTTCGAGGATGCCGGGTTCTATGCCTTCAACAAGGCTCTGCTGGCCCAACTGGGCCTGACCTGGCGCAGCCCGGAAGCGCCGGACACGGCGGCGTTGCGGCGGCTGGCCGCCGGTCCGCCGGGAGTCACGGCCCTGGGGCTGCTGCGCGAAAAAAGCGCCGGACAGGCGATTCTGGGCCTCAAAGACCCGCGCATGAGCCGCCTGCTGCCCTTCTGGCGGCCGGTGCTGGCGGCTTCAGGCCTGCGCGCGCACTGCTGCATCGCCCTGCGCCACCCGGAAAGCGTGGCTCATTCCTTGTGGCAGCGGGACCGCCTGAACGCGGAACTCAGCCACGCCCTCTGGCTCGCATACATGCTCGACGCTCTGGAAGGCAGCATCGGCCTGCCGCGTCTGCTGGCGGACTACGGCCTTCTGCTGCGCAAGCCCGAACAACAGTTGCAACGCCTGGGACATTTTCTGAATCTGCCCTTGGACCCGGCGGAGCTGACGCTGTTCGCGGACGATTTTCTGGACAAAACACTCTGCCACCACAGCCCGGCCGACGGCGCCGACCGGAAAAGCCACGGCGGAGCCTGGGCGGCCATGGCCCTCCGCCTGTATGAGGCCCTTGTCCCGGCGGCCGCTGATTCCCCTGAGCGCCGGACGCTGGACGAACCGCGCCTAGCCCGCCTGGTGACGAGCCTGCGGCGTGAATCCGCCGCCCTGGCGTTTCCGGTCTCTCCGGAGACCCGGCCATGAGCGGGCAATCCACGGCCCATCCCCTGGCGGGCCGCCTGGCCGCGCCCTCCTTTGTGCTGCCCGGCACGGTGGCGGAAAACGCGCGTTTTCTGAGCGGCAGAGTGGACGAGATGGCCCTCTGCTTTTTTGAAGCCCAGGCCTGCCTGAAGTACGGCGAAAATGATCTGCCGCCGGATTTGGCGGAACCTTCGGAATCAGGGAGGTTGCGCTGCCACGTCCACTTGCCCGTGGACCTGCCCTGGCCCTCCCGCCACGGGACGGCGGCCGAAGCCGAAGCGGCGGCCGCGGCGGATCTGGCCCTGGCGGTCTGCGCCGGAGCCGCCTATCTGCATCCGGGCTTGGCCGTGCTGCACCCGCCCGCAGGTTCCCCGGCGCACAAACGCCGCCTGCTGCGCGCTTTCGCGGCCCGCTGGCAGGCCCGCAGCCGCATTCCCCTTTTACTGGAGAATGTGGATTCCTGCGACGTGCTGGAATTGGGAAAAACCTTTCCGGCGGACCACGGGCTGGGCCTCTGTCTGGACGTAGGGCATCTCCTGGGCTATGCTCAAGACCATCTCCTGAATTCCGAGCTGCCGGAAACAGCGGCCCTGGTTCATTGGAGCGCGCCCGGCAGGAAGGATCAACACCTCCCGCTGACGGAATTCACAATGCGGCAACGCCGCACGGCGGCAGCTCTCATGGGCCGTCTGCCGCATACGGCTGTTCATCTGGCGGAAATTTTTCACTGGCCGGGTGTGGCGGCATCGCTGCCCGTGCTGGCGGCGCTGGCCCGCGAAGCTCTGCCGGAAAAAACGGACCCGAACGCACAACCATACGAAAACACGCATTCATGAAAGTTTTTGTTCTTTACCAGGGGCAAAAAGACCATTCTCAGTGCTGCTACGCCTATTAGAGCATTTTTAGTTTGAAACGCTCTAGGACCTGTTAACACTAATTGTAAAAATGTTCTTCATGGGTTAACTTTGCCCTATGAAGATATCCAAAGAACAGTATGAGCGTATTGCGAATAGCTTTCCGCGACAGCGAGGCAATGTTACTCAGGACAACCTTCAAATCATTAACGCCATCTTGTACGTCGCTGAAAATGGCTGCAAGTGGCGAAGCTTGCCGGCAGAGTTTGGAAACTGGCACTCAATTTATACTCGCATGAGCCGATGGAGCAAAAACGGTGTGCTCGACAGGATTTTTGAACGCCTCCAACGCGAACGTTTACTATGCATCAAAATCGAAGCCGTCTCTCTCGATAGTACCACTGTTAAAGTTCACCCCGATGGGATGGGAGCCTTAAAAAAACAGGTCCGCAATCCATCGGAAAGTCCAGAGGCGGATGGACAACCAAAATTCATATGGTTGCCGCGTCAGCCGAATGCGCGCTGATATTCAGCCTTTCCCCCGGCAATGCCGGGGATGCGCCCCAGGGAA is a genomic window containing:
- the narI gene encoding respiratory nitrate reductase subunit gamma, translated to MTPLMKLFIAAFAVYPYICLTLLTGGLLLRYTYAQEEWNARSSQFLESRMLRCGSLIFHIGILLSLGGHIVGLVLPPEALRAVGVSAQAHAQIAGLAGMLIAPMVLLGVGILLLRRIICLPVRLTTRRTDIIVLLLIGFNAATGMYQAYAAHFDAFTTIGPWVRGILTLAPAPGRMIYVPLFLQLHVLSGLTIFALLPFTRLVHIFSVPLSYVTFPFTIYRRRWGGV
- a CDS encoding (2Fe-2S)-binding protein — protein: MSMGNENIAPGIEKKPLSMIVNGKKVGPLEVPVGMPMIDFLHHYLNLTGTHFGCGQGVCHACTVVEVRPDGSLVDTRTCIANAHAFDGKTIITIEGQAKTDADGNITELTPIQRAFIEKFAFQCGYCTPGFVAGATAFIDGLKRKPIRRAELEGAIEEALNEHICRCTGYVRYYEAVRDVALATPGCVIG
- a CDS encoding cytochrome c, producing the protein MKSHALRNSIFVVIAVVIVAALAVLFGLFRTSGVAPQAERALSPEQMKALIPRGRELALAGDCFGCHSLPQGPMGAGGLAIGTPFGTLYSTNITPDKQYGIGNYTRADFHRVMRDGIAPGNRNLYPAMPFVFTQLTTPDDIDALYAYNMSIPAMPVANKANTGAFVLPVRPFMNFWTLLNFPDRKLPRNEQRSAAWNRGAYLVEGLAHCGACHSPRNFMMGLEFSRALQGGEVDGVAVPAITAAALAKHGFDVPALSAYLATGIAPQGTAFDGMYTVTHFSTGAMEPEDVKAVATYLLTAKDGKLVPPSAPPAPLPQAVAPESGTPMAAGRLAYMASCAGCHGMNGQGIPNVGPAMKGNATLAMDDPQTLIKAVLNGIPTQIFKNGERMYAMPPFAHRMSDAEIAELVTWIRAEWGGQAVPVSAGQVSAQETAVK
- a CDS encoding tellurite resistance/C4-dicarboxylate transporter family protein, yielding MGGPLTARALALVRSAAPANFGMVMATGIVSIALHLLGMEAGALALFYVNIGMFCCLWAVYILRLGLYPRDFFGDMADHARGPGYLTMVAGTGLLANQCALLLGRYDLACGLFWLALAVWCFFIWADFLALFTTDRKPPIEKGINGAWLLNTVSCQALVILGCVIIDHTSWDHETAFLLLTALFGTGFMLYAIVITLIVYRLCYKPLAPEALDPTFWVNAGAVAITTLAGSELILRAGESPFLQSVLPFLKGMTLMAWGFAAWWVVMLFILGFWRHAARRFPFVYTPGYWSMVFPMGMFTACTIMCSKALGVASLMAVPGLFIYVSVLSWLCTFWGLGRFLWRSLR
- a CDS encoding xanthine dehydrogenase family protein molybdopterin-binding subunit; translation: MTIDISRRNFIKLGTVFGISVMIGRLPDAFAVEINSGPGPTDWMSPDGKVRYRWDAVRKVAGQKDFARDFRARDLPGWPREQAHAFFIKATRADRTFEGVDLSILGPELQPERLVLHENLAGDGVTMPQAEGLAADFYGKNFLVPKGQTPPLLGHPVALLIYRDFDTFEAAKRRLRFAENVVKYGAATGPNTPPNYGAARYVRIGGDSPTASSVYSPMQDAVIWGAFDGNNPVWPPESPSGLFVPASVMTRHRGGGGVRDPLTVARETYEPMRRGMNAAADIEKAIEAARKDESKLVLERQGFSQSIDSCALEADNGNAWYDAETRTLHLVASAQSPYEVARVAALMVKDNKRFPVKTIKLLTGTTVGYGAKDHSIFPFYVIAACFYGNGLPVRLANNRYEQFQLGIKRHSVEMDVTIVADRKSGKFEILKGFYNLNGGGRANFSFSVAQVAATAAQSIYYFPKSDLAAIALASPAVEAGSMRGYGTLQAMSITELMVDEVAAELGIDQIELRRRNAMRAGFENTQGAQPLGEPGNIEMLDIAAKHPLWANRHKAKAEFDRANPGRLYGVGFAQAQKDYGTGADTTALALEFDADGKVRMRHCVQEIGTGATTAQQVIVRDMLGKTPDSVEFGVAEFAELPMVSNWSPYTTTQKQQDDLQKNPYWVPFMLPAMSASNSAYFIGFGTRQAAKFLFENTLWPAARAIWSEGPAGGQISSGFMTVNDLRVVEGGIGGGGMEILPFERVAKKAHELGLVTGVALHCFSRWEWTTATFDVPTIGSIEVAADVLSVRYGDGAAPELKRRMTSGGYDFIKRSRVKFPPVQRNNAGVTTYAPAACIVELNVNTFTGEIEIMRHHSLLGTGKMIVPELVSGQLQGGLAMGIGHALMEELPLYEDGPGNGTWNFNRYTLPRATDVAVWNQTADYLEPESETAPPKGIGEVVMVPVVAAIGNAVTHAVGKRFYRLPVTSEKIKKALGL
- the narJ gene encoding nitrate reductase molybdenum cofactor assembly chaperone, producing MTRAETFLWAAQLLRYPDEELAALAREARREPAPAWAVAFLDHAAATPLLDLQAAFVQTFDLNRAACLYLTTHAYGDSPLQGRALAALTELYRDSGCTPSGGELPDYLPLVLEFLAMSPAWAAACLCEKFATAAQGIAAHLAAENSPWAPMLRAAADAMRECAPDADPDPASPDDHPAIRGGSRAARNISPREVCI